AGGAGCGATATCGTCGCCCGAAGACGTTTTGCAATGCAACACCCAGACGTCATACCGCGAGTGATCCAAAGCATTGAGCGCGGGAGCGGACCCAATCATCCAGCCCTCAAAAACGATTTCACCCTGCAGGCGATCTTCAATAGTCAGATAGGCGAATGCATCACCAGAGGGATTGTCCTGCGGGTAACGGCACTCTTTTAAAGTGACAAGCAATGGACCGACCATAAAGCTTTCGCCTGTCGCCAGTTCAAAGTCCTGAAGCTCAGTACTCACCCGATCTAGCCCGCGCAGAACAGCACCCGTACCTTGAGACACCTGCTCGACGGATTCAGTCTCAACGCTTTCTAGAGAGGGATCGCCGTTGGAATTAAGGACGTCTAGGCTGCGGTTCTCAGTCGTGATGCCAATGATCCCCAACTCTTCGTCAAAGGACGGCAAGGGCTCTTCAATAATGGTCTGAGCAAATGCCGGCATTGCGCAAAAAGCCAAAACTGCACACAGAGAGCGGTTCATTCCGCGCCGCTCCCGGAGACAAATTTCATCAACAACGATATGAGGCTGACTGCCCCCTGTGTATCTTCAATTTCGGCACCGGCTTGGAAGTTCGAAAGTGATCCGCCGGGACTGACTTCAACGAAATTACCGCCCAACAAACCCTCTGAGGCAATAGTTATGGCACTATCATCCGGCAGTTGGATACCATCGAAGAGCGTCATTTCAGTGTCCGCGAAAAATGTCTGCGTGTTCAAGGCCATTCTGGTGACGGATCCGATTTTTACACCGGCAAGACGCACGTCTGAGCCAACGGTAATACCTTCTGCGGAACGGAAGCTTGCAGACAATTCATAGCCAGCGCGGCTACTTCCAAATCCAGTTGCTTGCCCCGCAAAGATCAGAAACCCTGTAGCAACAACCAAAACGGCACTGCCCACTATGATTTGAGCTGGAGAATCGCTCATTGTTATTCTGGCTGCCAAGCTTCGTAATCTGCGCGACTCGCAGGTGAAGCTTGTCGCAGCGACCCTGTCGGCGCATAAGCCGCGAGCGTGCCTGTTGTGTTCTTTTGGTGGGGTTTCTCCCAAACCTTATGAGCTAAAGGCGCATCAGTCGGCGTGTCGTTCCATGTAAAATGCAGCCAGCCATGCCAATCTGGCGAAACTTTGCTTGCGTCGATATCACCGTTAAAGATGACCCACCGTTTGGAGCCGTCCTTGTTCTTGTAAAATAAATTACCAGCGGCATCTTCGCCAACTTTGATCCCTTTGCGCCACGTAAATACACGTGTCCCCAAAGTTTCTCTGTTCCACCAAGTGATCAAGCTGAGAATAAAGCGCATAGGAGTCTCCGAAAATCGTTAGGGTAGATATGCCGTAACTCGCGCCTGAGGTCTAGTCCATACACGCGAAGGTAAGGCAATTTGCCGCTGAAGCCAATTTATCAGGTATCTAGCGGTTAAATAGTTCTGGGAACGAGATACTCCCCTTCCCAGAACTCGAGTTTCATTAGCCCGCGCTTACGGGCTCAGCTTTTTCATCACCATGGACCAAAAGAGGTGACGCGTCGC
This Falsihalocynthiibacter arcticus DNA region includes the following protein-coding sequences:
- a CDS encoding DUF2155 domain-containing protein, translated to MNRSLCAVLAFCAMPAFAQTIIEEPLPSFDEELGIIGITTENRSLDVLNSNGDPSLESVETESVEQVSQGTGAVLRGLDRVSTELQDFELATGESFMVGPLLVTLKECRYPQDNPSGDAFAYLTIEDRLQGEIVFEGWMIGSAPALNALDHSRYDVWVLHCKTSSGDDIAPAE
- the mlaD gene encoding outer membrane lipid asymmetry maintenance protein MlaD; translated protein: MSDSPAQIIVGSAVLVVATGFLIFAGQATGFGSSRAGYELSASFRSAEGITVGSDVRLAGVKIGSVTRMALNTQTFFADTEMTLFDGIQLPDDSAITIASEGLLGGNFVEVSPGGSLSNFQAGAEIEDTQGAVSLISLLMKFVSGSGAE
- a CDS encoding NADH:ubiquinone oxidoreductase subunit NDUFA12, with product MRFILSLITWWNRETLGTRVFTWRKGIKVGEDAAGNLFYKNKDGSKRWVIFNGDIDASKVSPDWHGWLHFTWNDTPTDAPLAHKVWEKPHQKNTTGTLAAYAPTGSLRQASPASRADYEAWQPE